GAGGCGGCGCTCGCCTGCATCCTGGCGGCACACGAAAGCGGAAAGGAGATCGAGGTCTTTGCAACGGAAGTCCGCCCCCGGAACCAGGGGCTCCTGACAATCCGGACCCTCAACGATGCCGGCATCACAACGCAGTACATCGTGGATTCTGCCGCCCGCTACTTCATGAACTCCGTCGATCTGGTAATTGTGGGAGCCGACGCAATCACGACAAACGGCGCTGTCGTGAACAAGATCGGCACGGCACAGATTGCACTTGCCGCCCATGAGGCACGGACGAACGTGATGGTCGCCGCCGAGACGTACAAGTTCGCCCCCCGGACCCTCCTCGGGGAACTGATTACCATCGAAGAGCGCGATCCCGCCGAGGTGCTCGCCGATGATCTGAGAGCGTCACTTCCCCGTGTTCGGGTGCGAAATCCCGCCTTTGATGTGACCCCGGCCGCGTACATCGATCTGATCGTCACCGAAAAGGGTGCGATTCCGCCCGGCCTTGCATACGGCGTGATCCGGGAATAT
The Methanoculleus sp. SDB DNA segment above includes these coding regions:
- a CDS encoding translation initiation factor IF-2B subunit delta (eIF-2BB; catalyzes the binding of GTP to IF2) — protein: MSLADTAEKIAGMEIRGAGRIARAGALALKAHAATVDTHNRDAFVAEMHRAADILLATRPTAVSLPNALHFVLKDLPGAATTGEARDLISRRADTFVANSEEALGRIAAFGARHIRDGDTIMTHCNSEAALACILAAHESGKEIEVFATEVRPRNQGLLTIRTLNDAGITTQYIVDSAARYFMNSVDLVIVGADAITTNGAVVNKIGTAQIALAAHEARTNVMVAAETYKFAPRTLLGELITIEERDPAEVLADDLRASLPRVRVRNPAFDVTPAAYIDLIVTEKGAIPPGLAYGVIREYLGWSIEEFQKAFE